Sequence from the Hamadaea flava genome:
CTGAGCCTAGCGGGGGTATGCCGAAAGTTCGACCGTCAACTATGTCCGCAGCGTTGATCACTCCGTTAGGGAGTTGATCAGGGACTCCGGGACGCGCCACGCCGGTTGATCACGACCGTTAGTTCATGATCGCGCGGAAAGGGACGGGTGGGTTAGGGGCGGGTTAGGAGGGCTAGGCCATCGTCTTCGGCTTGGACCTGCCAGCCCAGCCGGGCGTAGAAGGCCATGGTGGCCGTCGCGGCGGTCCGGGTGACCAGCCAGGCGGGGGAGTCGTCGAGGACCGTGGTGAGCAGGGTCCGGCCGAGTCCACCGCCGCGGGCGTCCGGGCGTACGGCGAGTTCGACGACCTCGACGGCGCCGGCCAGGTCGTCGACGACCGCGCCGAACCGGTCGCGGAGCAGTCCGTAGAAGCCGTCGGACGGCACCGGGGACGGGGTGCGTACGCGGAAAGCGAAACCGGCGATCGCGTCGGGGTCCCGGGCCCAGGCGGCGAGGAATCCGTCCCGGGCGGTCCAGTCGGGCACCGACGCGACGAAGGTACGCACC
This genomic interval carries:
- a CDS encoding GNAT family N-acetyltransferase, giving the protein MPHPPVEYAEPAPFLAALDDLADVYSAAFSGPPWDESADQVRTFVASVPDWTARDGFLAAWARDPDAIAGFAFRVRTPSPVPSDGFYGLLRDRFGAVVDDLAGAVEVVELAVRPDARGGGLGRTLLTTVLDDSPAWLVTRTAATATMAFYARLGWQVQAEDDGLALLTRP